A stretch of Chitinophaga caeni DNA encodes these proteins:
- a CDS encoding PorP/SprF family type IX secretion system membrane protein, protein MKTCKLIFALTVVIMAFNMSLMAQQHPLYAQYMSNGMVINPAYPSLDTAASVTLVGRNQWVGMEGAPKTGTFSFYTPVKATNTSLGLMVFQDKITIYSQTGFHFNISQKVKLSDHLNLALGIQGGMQQFKEDNSQLAAGDDYVFADDKRYWKTDIGFGFMLYNEHFFVGFSAPSFQNFDLGTSENKVEFKRHLYLQTAYIFTLNKDVKLKPGLLMRQAPGAGVNFDISASCLLKDVIWLGLNWRTEKTTAAFAQVQINKNLLFGYSYDFDNNNYLKSYQSGTHELSVNYRFSWKKDKPVTQRMF, encoded by the coding sequence ATGAAAACATGTAAATTGATTTTTGCGCTAACGGTAGTCATAATGGCATTTAATATGTCCTTGATGGCCCAGCAACATCCATTATACGCGCAATACATGAGTAATGGGATGGTGATCAACCCTGCTTATCCATCCCTGGATACTGCGGCGAGCGTTACGCTCGTGGGGCGTAATCAATGGGTAGGCATGGAAGGTGCACCTAAAACGGGTACATTTTCCTTTTATACCCCGGTAAAAGCCACGAATACGAGTCTTGGGTTAATGGTGTTTCAAGATAAGATCACGATTTATTCCCAAACGGGTTTCCATTTCAATATATCCCAGAAAGTGAAGTTGTCGGATCATCTTAACCTGGCATTAGGTATCCAGGGCGGGATGCAACAATTTAAAGAGGACAACTCGCAACTTGCTGCCGGGGACGATTACGTTTTTGCAGATGACAAGCGTTATTGGAAAACCGATATAGGTTTTGGTTTCATGCTGTATAATGAACATTTCTTCGTCGGGTTTTCCGCACCTTCATTCCAAAATTTCGACCTGGGTACTTCCGAAAATAAGGTAGAGTTTAAGCGGCATCTTTATTTACAAACTGCCTACATCTTTACCTTGAATAAAGATGTGAAGCTGAAACCCGGGCTTCTCATGCGCCAGGCGCCGGGGGCAGGAGTGAATTTTGATATCAGCGCTTCCTGTTTACTTAAAGATGTTATTTGGCTCGGTTTGAATTGGAGAACGGAGAAAACAACCGCGGCTTTCGCCCAAGTTCAAATCAATAAAAACCTGTTATTTGGATATTCATACGATTTTGATAATAATAACTACCTGAAATCATATCAATCCGGAACCCATGAATTAAGCGTCAATTACCGCTTTTCATGGAAGAAGGACAAGCCTGTTACCCAGCGAATGTTTTAG
- a CDS encoding PLDc N-terminal domain-containing protein — translation MLNSEIWLMLAFLVHMWLVSRFVVMHTFKSTDNHRPYHLKWLMLVFFLPYLGYLLYFYITAGYNRGNAADS, via the coding sequence ATGCTAAATTCTGAAATATGGTTGATGCTTGCATTCCTTGTGCATATGTGGTTAGTGTCCCGTTTCGTGGTTATGCATACATTTAAGAGCACCGATAATCATAGGCCTTACCATTTAAAATGGTTGATGTTGGTTTTTTTCTTACCCTATTTAGGCTACCTGTTGTATTTCTATATCACGGCCGGCTATAACAGGGGAAATGCGGCTGATTCATAA
- a CDS encoding DsbA family protein: MEIIYVYDALCGWCYGFTPVMMEFQKRHPEYEYQVLSGGMMQQTPARKMAAYIQQAYKSVEQATGVKFGPGFLEGILNSPAYIMDSLKPAIALTAFKSMAANEALAFAHEIQVAFNYDGKDLNKDETYLEIASKFNIDAGKFAQLLGDPDTLKASIAEIEQVQQWGITGFPAVIFGTGQQLYLVARGFLPLENLEETIQKILASEREGEG, from the coding sequence ATGGAAATTATTTATGTCTACGACGCTTTATGTGGATGGTGCTATGGGTTTACACCTGTGATGATGGAGTTCCAAAAGCGTCATCCCGAATACGAATACCAGGTTTTATCGGGTGGGATGATGCAACAAACACCGGCGCGAAAAATGGCGGCTTATATACAGCAGGCCTACAAATCAGTAGAACAAGCAACCGGCGTAAAATTCGGCCCGGGATTCCTTGAAGGGATACTTAACTCCCCGGCATATATTATGGACTCATTAAAGCCCGCTATTGCATTAACTGCATTTAAAAGTATGGCTGCCAACGAAGCGCTGGCATTTGCACATGAAATACAGGTAGCATTTAATTACGATGGGAAAGATCTCAATAAAGATGAAACCTACCTTGAGATAGCCTCTAAGTTCAATATAGATGCCGGTAAATTCGCGCAATTATTAGGAGATCCGGACACTCTAAAGGCCAGTATAGCGGAGATTGAACAAGTTCAACAATGGGGTATAACAGGATTTCCAGCCGTGATATTCGGTACCGGGCAACAACTTTACCTGGTTGCCAGGGGTTTCCTTCCCTTGGAAAACCTGGAAGAAACTATTCAAAAGATACTAGCGTCAGAACGGGAAGGAGAAGGTTGA
- a CDS encoding PrsW family intramembrane metalloprotease: MILLLALAIAPGIAISIFIYFLDKYDKEPLSLLVKSFLLGCLCTVFPLLLQLLAVNNGIKLDPSNTWQTFSYSFIIIGFSEEFAKFGILLIYPFRKKAFNEPYDGIVYSVMIGMGFATAENVAYVLEFGARTAVVRMFLSIPAHACFAIIMGYFIGLAKFVNKEKSLLLAQGIIWPVLLHGGFDFFLLLDKGAYLLIGSLFILFVATRLSIKAVRRHREISTYLHHKNAYNERKDDYIF, translated from the coding sequence ATGATCTTACTCCTGGCATTGGCAATAGCTCCAGGAATAGCCATCTCCATATTTATCTATTTTCTAGATAAATATGATAAAGAACCGCTTTCCCTACTGGTAAAAAGCTTTTTACTGGGATGCCTTTGCACAGTTTTCCCCTTGCTGCTGCAATTACTTGCAGTGAACAACGGGATCAAACTGGATCCTTCTAATACTTGGCAAACATTTTCTTATTCCTTTATCATCATCGGGTTCAGTGAAGAATTTGCCAAGTTCGGGATACTGTTGATTTATCCATTTCGTAAGAAAGCATTTAACGAACCGTACGACGGCATCGTTTATAGCGTGATGATCGGGATGGGATTTGCCACGGCGGAGAATGTCGCGTATGTATTAGAATTCGGAGCCAGGACAGCCGTAGTGCGGATGTTCCTGTCTATCCCGGCACATGCATGCTTTGCTATAATTATGGGTTATTTTATAGGTCTTGCCAAGTTTGTCAACAAGGAAAAGAGCCTATTATTAGCGCAAGGTATTATTTGGCCGGTCTTATTGCACGGGGGCTTTGATTTTTTCCTATTACTTGATAAAGGAGCCTATTTATTAATCGGCTCATTATTTATCTTATTCGTAGCTACCCGCCTATCTATTAAAGCCGTTCGCAGGCACCGGGAGATCAGCACCTATTTACATCATAAAAATGCTTATAACGAACGAAAAGACGATTATATATTTTAA
- a CDS encoding DNA polymerase/3'-5' exonuclease PolX, which translates to MDNHVIADQFTLLAKLMDVHGENSFKAKSYANAAFQIDKLTVPLSETPRDAIFKIKGIGDSTGKSIIEMLDTGRFKMLEDYIDKTPAGVLDMMKIKGLGPKKIATIWKELEIESLGELLYACNENRLLLLKGFGEKTQASTKQSIEFFLSNRERHLYAEIEPLAMDLLNKFEETFSPKSVSLTGAYRRQQPVIDEIEFVIAVPVQTIKDQWVQTGIFTELETTPQYLLLQHEQQVKVKIYTTNEEDFANTLFVTSATEAFLDAFYGIDGGESALSNVSSETEIFEKARLPYIEPCLRETADQLNRIASKGAPKLIHTSDIKGIIHSHSQWSDGLNSLQNMAEAARAEGFEYLVISDHSKSAFYANGLQPERITAQHQEIEALNQQLAPFKIFKSIEADILNDGSLDYPDEILASFDLAIASVHTNLKMSETKAMERLLKAIQNPYTTILGHLTGRLLLSRNGYPLDHSAIIDACIENNVIIELNAHPRRLDIDWSYLAEAVEKGAMISIDPDAHSIEGYKDIRYGVLAAQKGGLPASQNFSSFNREAIESYIQERKQKKGII; encoded by the coding sequence ATGGACAATCATGTTATCGCAGATCAATTCACCTTGCTGGCCAAGCTGATGGACGTGCATGGCGAAAATTCATTTAAGGCTAAATCATATGCCAACGCGGCATTCCAGATCGATAAATTAACCGTACCCCTGTCTGAAACTCCGAGGGATGCGATTTTCAAGATAAAAGGCATCGGTGACTCAACCGGCAAGAGTATCATTGAAATGCTAGATACCGGTAGGTTCAAGATGCTGGAAGACTATATCGACAAAACACCGGCAGGCGTCCTGGATATGATGAAAATCAAGGGACTTGGCCCGAAGAAGATCGCCACGATTTGGAAAGAGCTAGAGATTGAATCGCTGGGAGAGTTACTCTACGCTTGTAATGAAAACCGCCTGTTGCTATTAAAAGGCTTCGGTGAAAAAACGCAGGCCAGCACCAAGCAGAGCATCGAATTTTTCTTGTCGAACAGGGAAAGACATCTATATGCTGAAATAGAGCCGCTTGCAATGGATCTATTGAACAAATTTGAGGAAACATTTTCCCCTAAGTCCGTAAGTTTAACGGGCGCCTACAGGCGTCAGCAACCCGTTATCGACGAGATCGAATTTGTAATAGCCGTCCCGGTGCAAACAATTAAAGATCAATGGGTACAAACCGGGATATTTACTGAATTAGAAACAACACCACAATATTTACTGTTACAACATGAGCAACAGGTGAAAGTAAAAATCTATACCACGAACGAAGAAGATTTTGCCAACACCTTATTTGTAACTTCAGCAACAGAAGCATTTCTCGATGCATTTTATGGTATTGACGGCGGAGAATCAGCCCTTAGCAATGTTTCATCAGAAACCGAAATTTTCGAAAAGGCCCGGTTACCTTATATAGAGCCCTGCCTACGGGAAACGGCGGATCAACTAAACCGTATCGCGAGCAAAGGGGCGCCGAAATTAATCCATACCAGCGACATCAAGGGGATTATCCATTCCCACAGCCAATGGAGCGATGGCTTAAACAGTTTGCAAAACATGGCAGAAGCAGCCAGGGCAGAAGGCTTCGAATATCTCGTGATCAGTGACCACTCCAAATCAGCATTCTACGCGAATGGATTGCAACCCGAAAGGATTACCGCGCAACACCAGGAGATCGAGGCATTGAACCAACAATTAGCTCCCTTCAAAATTTTTAAAAGTATCGAAGCCGATATTCTAAATGACGGAAGCCTCGATTACCCGGATGAAATATTGGCCAGCTTCGACCTCGCGATTGCATCCGTCCACACAAATTTGAAGATGAGCGAAACCAAGGCCATGGAAAGATTGTTAAAAGCTATCCAGAATCCTTATACTACCATTTTGGGACATCTAACGGGGCGTTTATTATTAAGCCGCAATGGCTATCCCCTGGATCATTCCGCAATAATAGATGCCTGTATTGAAAATAATGTTATTATTGAGCTGAATGCCCACCCTAGAAGGTTGGATATCGATTGGAGCTACCTGGCAGAAGCGGTTGAAAAAGGCGCGATGATATCGATCGATCCGGATGCACATAGCATAGAGGGGTATAAAGATATTCGATACGGGGTATTAGCAGCACAAAAAGGAGGCTTGCCCGCATCGCAAAACTTTAGCAGCTTTAACCGGGAAGCAATAGAAAGTTATATCCAGGAAAGAAAACAAAAGAAAGGCATCATATGA
- a CDS encoding histone, whose amino-acid sequence MATIRKGKAATKKAAPKKAAPKKKAAAKKAAPKKKAAAKKAAPKKKVAAKKAAPKKKVAAKKAAPKKKAAAKKAAPKKKAAAKKAAPKKKAAAKKAAPKKKAAAKKAAPKKKAAAKKAAPKKKAAAKKAAPKKKAASKKKASKAPAAPAPSSDSSSSAM is encoded by the coding sequence ATGGCAACAATCAGAAAAGGTAAAGCGGCTACCAAAAAAGCTGCACCTAAGAAAGCTGCTCCTAAGAAAAAGGCCGCTGCTAAAAAAGCTGCTCCTAAGAAAAAGGCTGCTGCTAAAAAAGCTGCTCCTAAGAAAAAAGTAGCTGCTAAAAAAGCTGCTCCTAAGAAAAAAGTAGCTGCTAAGAAAGCTGCTCCTAAGAAAAAGGCTGCTGCTAAGAAAGCTGCTCCTAAGAAAAAGGCTGCTGCTAAGAAAGCTGCTCCTAAGAAAAAGGCTGCTGCTAAGAAAGCTGCTCCTAAGAAAAAGGCCGCTGCTAAGAAAGCTGCTCCTAAGAAAAAGGCTGCCGCTAAGAAAGCTGCTCCTAAGAAAAAGGCTGCCGCTAAAAAAGCTGCTCCTAAAAAGAAAGCTGCAAGCAAGAAAAAAGCATCTAAAGCCCCGGCTGCTCCTGCACCGTCTTCAGATTCTTCTTCTTCAGCAATGTAA
- the rpmA gene encoding 50S ribosomal protein L27, which yields MAHKKGEGSVKNGRDSRSKRLGVKIFGGQPAIAGNIIVRQRGTVYHPGNNVGIGKDFTIFAMTDGVVEFRKGRENKTYVSVN from the coding sequence ATGGCACATAAAAAAGGTGAAGGTAGTGTAAAGAATGGTCGTGACTCCCGCAGTAAAAGGTTGGGAGTAAAAATCTTTGGTGGACAACCTGCTATCGCTGGTAACATTATCGTTCGCCAGAGAGGTACTGTTTATCACCCGGGAAACAACGTAGGTATCGGTAAAGATTTTACCATCTTTGCTATGACTGATGGTGTTGTGGAATTCCGTAAAGGTCGTGAGAACAAAACTTACGTTTCCGTAAATTAA
- the rplU gene encoding 50S ribosomal protein L21 — protein sequence MFAVVKIAGQQFKVQKDQEIFVHQLPGNVGDKVEFPEVLLLNNGSQLTVGSDVKSVIKAEILAHVQGDKVIAFKMKRRKGFRKKIGHRTHFTRIKINEIA from the coding sequence ATGTTCGCAGTTGTAAAAATCGCAGGTCAGCAATTTAAAGTACAAAAAGATCAGGAGATCTTTGTTCACCAGTTACCTGGCAACGTAGGTGATAAAGTAGAATTTCCTGAAGTATTACTGTTAAACAACGGTTCTCAGCTGACAGTAGGATCTGATGTAAAATCAGTGATCAAAGCAGAAATCTTAGCACATGTCCAAGGTGACAAAGTGATTGCTTTCAAAATGAAGAGAAGAAAAGGCTTCAGAAAGAAAATCGGTCATAGAACTCACTTTACAAGAATTAAGATCAACGAAATCGCGTAA
- a CDS encoding GH3 auxin-responsive promoter family protein: protein MKLKALLAKPFASIIASRIKKEMYRAVEDQEAIWEELVKVGKKTIFGKDHHFDSINSYEDFVKAVPIRDYEQFKPYIEKIKEGKHNVLWKGQPIYFAKTSGTTSGIKYIPISKDSISNHIDTARNSLLMFMAETGQTQFADGKLIFLSGSPELERIGGIPTGRLSGIVNHHVPRYLRTNQLPTYETNCIDDWETKLEKIVAETIDQNMTLISGIPPWMQMYFDLLIEKSGKKVGELFKNLGVIVHGGVNFEPYKAKLMDALGRQIPTIETYPASEGFMAFQDSQKSEGLLLNTNSGIFFEFVPAEEIFNENPTRLSLKDVKVGVNYALLVSTNAGLWAYNIGDTVKFVSTEPYRIVVTGRTKHYISAFGEHVIGEEVEQSLMTIAEAENVRVTEFTVAPKIQVNGELPYHEWFVEFEEAPADLASFAMKVDQLMRQKNIYYDDLLTGNILQPLKIRSLQKNAFIDYMRSIGKLGGQNKVPRLSNDRKVADGLGTYIA from the coding sequence ATGAAGTTAAAAGCACTGCTAGCCAAACCATTTGCTTCTATTATCGCGAGCCGGATTAAGAAGGAAATGTACAGGGCGGTAGAGGACCAGGAAGCTATTTGGGAGGAACTCGTAAAAGTTGGTAAGAAGACTATCTTTGGTAAGGATCACCATTTTGACTCGATCAATTCTTACGAGGATTTTGTGAAGGCAGTCCCGATCCGCGACTACGAACAGTTTAAACCGTATATAGAAAAGATAAAAGAAGGCAAACACAACGTACTTTGGAAAGGGCAACCCATTTATTTTGCCAAAACTTCCGGTACCACCAGCGGTATTAAATATATACCCATTTCAAAGGATTCCATCTCGAACCATATCGATACGGCCCGTAATTCCTTGCTAATGTTCATGGCTGAAACGGGGCAAACCCAGTTTGCCGACGGTAAACTGATCTTTTTATCGGGTTCTCCCGAACTGGAAAGGATTGGGGGCATACCCACCGGCAGGTTGAGCGGCATCGTGAACCATCACGTACCGCGTTACTTGAGAACGAACCAGTTGCCGACTTATGAAACGAATTGCATCGATGACTGGGAAACCAAGCTTGAGAAGATCGTGGCCGAAACCATCGATCAAAACATGACCCTCATCAGCGGTATCCCGCCTTGGATGCAGATGTATTTTGACCTGCTTATCGAGAAAAGCGGCAAAAAAGTGGGTGAATTGTTCAAGAATCTCGGCGTAATCGTGCATGGTGGCGTCAACTTTGAACCCTATAAGGCCAAATTGATGGATGCGTTGGGTAGGCAAATCCCGACCATCGAAACATATCCCGCATCGGAAGGTTTCATGGCTTTCCAGGATTCCCAGAAATCTGAAGGCTTATTACTGAACACCAATTCAGGTATTTTCTTCGAATTTGTGCCGGCGGAAGAAATTTTTAATGAAAATCCTACCCGTCTTTCCCTCAAGGATGTTAAAGTGGGTGTAAACTATGCCTTGTTAGTGAGTACCAATGCCGGGCTTTGGGCTTATAATATAGGCGATACGGTGAAATTTGTTTCAACGGAGCCCTACCGCATCGTGGTTACGGGTAGAACGAAGCATTATATATCGGCCTTCGGTGAGCACGTGATCGGGGAGGAGGTAGAACAGAGCCTGATGACCATCGCGGAAGCTGAAAACGTACGGGTTACGGAGTTCACGGTTGCGCCGAAGATCCAGGTCAACGGTGAATTACCATACCACGAATGGTTTGTCGAGTTTGAAGAAGCCCCGGCAGACCTGGCAAGCTTCGCGATGAAAGTAGATCAATTGATGCGTCAAAAGAATATATATTATGATGATTTGCTGACCGGTAATATTTTGCAACCCTTGAAGATCAGGTCATTGCAAAAAAACGCGTTTATAGACTATATGCGTTCCATCGGCAAGCTGGGCGGGCAAAACAAGGTGCCCCGCTTAAGCAATGACCGTAAAGTCGCCGATGGGCTAGGAACCTACATCGCTTAA
- a CDS encoding 1-deoxy-D-xylulose-5-phosphate reductoisomerase, protein MNKKRIGIFGSTGSIGKQALEVIAAHPQLFEVEVLTAHANADLLITQALQFKPNAVVIADESKYQEVKNVLFDKGIKVFAGPQAMVEVATWNTIDLVLAAIVGFAGLAPTLAAIDQGTPVALANKETLVVAGDIVMAAARKKQVPIIPVDSEHSAIFQCLQGEPLHKIEKVILTASGGPFLGKKTNYLINVKKDHALQHPNWSMGAKISIDSATLMNKGLEMIEAKWLFGLDADQIEVVIHPQSIIHSMVQFTDGSLKAQMGLPDMKLPIQYAMGYPGRLDNDFPRFSFKNYPALTFEQPDVKTFRNLAIAIEALKKGGNTACIMNAANEEVVHAFLKNRIGFLQMTEIIEETIEKIPHIELPSLHDYYQTDTAAREHATSLINSLS, encoded by the coding sequence ATGAATAAAAAACGAATTGGAATATTCGGATCCACGGGGTCTATCGGAAAGCAGGCTTTAGAGGTGATCGCGGCCCATCCACAATTATTCGAGGTGGAAGTGCTAACAGCCCATGCCAACGCCGACTTGTTAATTACCCAAGCCTTGCAATTTAAACCCAACGCGGTAGTAATTGCAGATGAAAGTAAATACCAAGAAGTTAAAAACGTATTATTTGATAAAGGTATCAAGGTATTCGCCGGTCCCCAAGCCATGGTTGAAGTGGCTACTTGGAACACGATCGACTTGGTACTGGCTGCTATTGTTGGCTTCGCCGGTTTGGCGCCGACCTTGGCAGCAATTGACCAGGGAACGCCCGTGGCTTTGGCCAACAAGGAAACCCTGGTGGTTGCCGGGGATATCGTGATGGCTGCCGCTAGGAAGAAACAGGTGCCTATCATCCCGGTTGATTCCGAACATTCCGCCATCTTCCAATGCTTGCAAGGAGAACCTTTGCACAAGATCGAAAAAGTTATCTTAACCGCATCTGGCGGACCTTTCCTCGGGAAGAAAACGAATTACCTGATTAATGTTAAGAAAGATCATGCCTTGCAACATCCCAATTGGAGCATGGGGGCGAAGATCAGCATCGATTCCGCTACCCTGATGAACAAGGGTTTGGAAATGATCGAGGCAAAATGGCTCTTCGGCTTGGACGCGGATCAAATAGAAGTGGTGATTCACCCGCAGTCAATTATCCATTCCATGGTGCAATTTACCGATGGTTCACTTAAGGCCCAGATGGGACTTCCCGATATGAAACTACCGATCCAGTATGCCATGGGGTATCCGGGTCGCCTGGATAATGATTTCCCCCGTTTTTCCTTCAAAAATTACCCGGCGCTCACATTTGAACAGCCGGATGTAAAGACCTTCCGTAACTTGGCAATAGCAATAGAAGCACTGAAGAAAGGAGGGAATACCGCCTGTATCATGAACGCTGCCAACGAGGAAGTGGTCCATGCTTTCCTGAAAAATCGCATCGGCTTCCTGCAAATGACTGAAATAATCGAAGAAACGATTGAAAAAATACCGCATATAGAGTTGCCAAGTTTGCATGATTATTACCAAACTGATACGGCAGCGCGGGAACATGCCACATCTTTGATTAATTCTTTATCCTAA
- the rseP gene encoding RIP metalloprotease RseP: protein MAIQEILVKAGQLILSLSILVILHELGHFIPARLFKIKVEKFYLFFDAGFSLFKFKKGDTEYGVGWLPLGGYVKIAGMIDESMDKEQMAQPPQPWEFRSKPAWQRLIVMIGGVTVNLFLGFFIYSMILWHYGEEYLPTENAVYGISTDSLGRSTGLQDGDKILSVDHNKIESFTQIPGYIILNTSQSIQVDRDGQEVNVPIKPGFIGGLISTKGVGTFELRGPFYIGKFTKDSQGKKAGLKEEDHIVAVNGNPTPYMSDVVSNLQANKSGAVTLTVVRNLADTLLIKTPVPEDGKLGMWAGGKEYGKIFKTVTHQYTFAEAIPAGFNKAIETLVKYVRQLKLLFVKSEVKVTESLGGFMSIGSLFPSIWDWQSFWTLTALLSLILAFMNILPIPALDGGHVLFLLYEMISGRKPSLKFMEYAQIVGMVILFGLLLFANGLDVWRNLFK from the coding sequence ATGGCTATTCAAGAAATATTAGTGAAAGCAGGACAGTTGATCTTGTCGCTGTCGATCCTGGTGATCCTGCACGAACTGGGGCACTTTATCCCTGCCCGTTTATTTAAAATCAAGGTGGAGAAGTTTTACCTTTTCTTCGATGCCGGGTTTTCTTTGTTCAAATTTAAAAAAGGTGATACCGAATATGGTGTCGGTTGGTTGCCTCTCGGTGGTTATGTAAAAATTGCCGGGATGATTGATGAAAGTATGGATAAGGAACAGATGGCACAGCCGCCCCAACCTTGGGAATTCCGCTCTAAACCTGCTTGGCAACGCCTGATCGTGATGATCGGCGGGGTAACGGTGAACTTGTTCCTAGGCTTCTTTATCTATTCGATGATCCTTTGGCATTACGGTGAAGAATATTTACCTACGGAGAATGCCGTTTACGGTATTTCCACCGATTCCCTGGGTAGGAGTACCGGTTTGCAGGATGGCGACAAGATTTTGAGCGTGGATCATAACAAGATTGAATCCTTCACCCAAATTCCCGGTTATATTATCTTGAACACTTCCCAGTCCATCCAGGTTGATCGTGATGGGCAGGAAGTAAACGTACCGATTAAACCCGGGTTTATCGGGGGCTTGATCTCAACAAAAGGCGTGGGAACTTTCGAGTTGAGGGGGCCGTTTTATATCGGTAAGTTTACCAAGGACTCCCAGGGTAAGAAAGCCGGTTTAAAGGAAGAGGATCATATCGTAGCGGTGAATGGCAATCCAACACCGTACATGTCTGACGTGGTTAGCAATTTACAAGCCAATAAGAGTGGCGCAGTAACCTTGACAGTAGTTAGAAACCTGGCAGATACATTGCTCATCAAAACCCCGGTTCCGGAAGATGGTAAATTGGGCATGTGGGCTGGCGGTAAAGAATACGGTAAAATTTTCAAAACTGTAACGCATCAATATACTTTCGCAGAAGCAATTCCCGCCGGCTTTAATAAAGCCATAGAAACCTTGGTGAAATATGTTCGCCAGTTGAAATTGCTTTTCGTGAAGAGCGAGGTGAAGGTAACTGAATCGTTGGGTGGATTTATGTCGATCGGCAGCCTGTTTCCTTCCATTTGGGATTGGCAGAGTTTCTGGACATTGACCGCTTTATTATCCTTGATCTTGGCTTTCATGAACATCTTACCGATCCCGGCATTGGACGGGGGGCATGTGTTGTTCCTGTTGTACGAGATGATTTCAGGCCGGAAACCGAGTTTGAAATTCATGGAATACGCCCAAATTGTAGGTATGGTGATCCTGTTCGGATTGCTTTTATTTGCCAACGGTTTGGATGTGTGGCGGAACTTATTTAAGTAA
- a CDS encoding SRPBCC family protein, whose protein sequence is MNNKLRRALLIVFIPVLYALILRLLFGIDSWDKVFYVMTISFLFCLPLIVGMLTIALSPMESVKKFIYRFFAPWAPIFIFAIITLLFNIEGWACWIMILPIFLIIASIGGLIAGYYKLKEKKHQKTYISLLCFLPLVAGPIERSIGAIPGVYKAYTYIDIHAPAAVIWEEITRVEEIPGAEDKGWLTRSLGFPRPVKAELNYLGVGASREAIFTNGLVFHETVTEYEALKKMSFNIKAKPHEIPSTTLDEHVVIGGQFFDVLNGTYELEQLNDSTIRLHLYSHFELKTTFNFYASLWAKWIMKDIQNNILQIEKKRAESSKPKTNM, encoded by the coding sequence ATGAACAATAAACTTAGAAGAGCTTTACTTATCGTATTCATTCCGGTATTGTACGCCCTCATATTAAGACTCTTATTCGGAATCGATTCTTGGGACAAGGTGTTTTACGTTATGACGATTTCTTTTCTATTCTGTTTACCCTTGATAGTCGGTATGCTAACCATTGCCCTATCTCCAATGGAGTCCGTCAAGAAATTTATTTACCGTTTTTTTGCTCCCTGGGCGCCTATATTCATATTCGCAATTATTACACTGTTATTTAATATTGAAGGTTGGGCTTGTTGGATCATGATTTTGCCTATATTTTTAATTATAGCTTCCATAGGCGGACTGATTGCGGGGTACTATAAATTGAAAGAGAAAAAGCATCAAAAGACCTATATCTCTTTATTATGTTTCCTTCCACTGGTAGCAGGACCGATAGAAAGAAGTATCGGCGCCATTCCAGGAGTTTATAAAGCATACACTTATATTGATATTCATGCCCCGGCAGCAGTAATCTGGGAAGAAATAACCCGTGTAGAAGAAATACCCGGAGCAGAAGATAAAGGTTGGTTAACTAGGAGTTTAGGCTTTCCCAGGCCGGTAAAAGCAGAATTAAATTACCTGGGGGTAGGCGCATCCCGCGAGGCGATCTTTACGAACGGATTAGTATTTCACGAAACAGTAACGGAATACGAAGCGCTGAAAAAGATGAGTTTCAACATCAAAGCTAAACCACACGAAATACCATCTACAACCCTGGATGAACATGTTGTAATCGGCGGCCAATTTTTCGATGTCCTGAACGGAACCTACGAATTGGAACAGCTAAACGACAGCACCATAAGATTACATCTCTACAGTCATTTTGAACTAAAAACTACCTTCAATTTTTACGCCAGCCTGTGGGCTAAATGGATCATGAAAGACATTCAAAATAATATACTGCAAATAGAAAAAAAGAGAGCAGAATCCTCTAAACCGAAAACAAACATGTGA